Part of the Methanobacterium paludis genome is shown below.
AGGTGTTAAAATTTAATACTTAGAAAAGCTCCTGAAGCTTTATCTGGTATTTTCCAAGGTTTCCACCGAAGTTACCGGCGCTTATCTGTTTAACACCGTTCACTTTAACTGCTGCTTCTATACCTGCTTTCATAGCTGCTTTGACTGCTGCTTCATCAACACCGTCAATAACTATCTCATAAACTCCGTCGACATCTTCAGGGATTTGACATCCTTCAACTTCGCCTTTGAGTGTAACGCACATCTTTTCGTTGGTGGAAGCGTTGAGGAATTTACTGTATTTGTTGGAACCCACTTTGGAACCTGAAGCAACAATTCCACCAGGGAATGGAGTTATAGCACCAGGCACTGCTTTAATAGCATCTACCGCAGCATCTGCAGCTAGAAGTCCTGCAGGCTGGTTTTCAGCAAGTATGAACAGGTTTCCTCCTGCAACTCCAGCTTTTATTCCAAGTTCTGATTCGACTAAGAAGTCTCCAGACATGAGTGGAATTGAGTGGATCTTCCTTCCATCGATGTCTAATACTTTTTCGTATCCGTCACCGTAGAATTTTAGTTTGTGACCTGTTTTGAATTTTTCATCTGCATCTTCCATTGCATCGAACACTGCTGTTGTTGCTGCTGTGAGTATGCACATTCCAATACGTTCTAATAGCTCATGATCAAGTTTCTTTTTGCTCATGTTGCAGATCATGATTATGTAACCCGGCCTTCCATCAGGGGTCTCTTGTGGAGGAACGTAGCAGTCTATTCCAGCCTCTGCCGGACAACCAATGACCGATGTTCCGTAACCTGTAGCTTCGGTAGCTGCTACCTTAGCCAATTTTTTAGTTGCTGCAGTTACCAGTATTCGGGATACCTGTATACCGAATGCTTCTGCAAAGTTATCTTCTATTTCCACTCCGTTTATTTCCATGATTATCACCGTCTTGATCGTAGTTTAAGAGGAGTTATAAATTTTTCCATTTAAATTTTAGATGATTGGACAAAATATACCAGTTCAATTCAAAAAAAATAGGTGTTTAAACCTTTTTTTTGTATCTAGGATACTCTACCATTGTAAAAGTACTTTTTTAACAAATTTTTAATTCAATCCCAAAAAAATTTTAAAACCAGATGAGATAGAACTAAAGAAATAAAAAAATAACTTATGAATATATAAAGATTAAATGTTAAAACTAGGATTTTTAATCCATTTACTAAAGATTTATCATCCCTAAAATTATTTAAGCTCATCTGAAAACTTTTCCATGACTCCTGTTCCAAAGTAAGGTAATACTGCCATTCCCAGGAATGACGTCATCCAGAAAGATATCAATCTTTCAACGAGGGTTGCAGCAGCGCTTATTGATGGTGGAACGCCCGCTATGGAGTACATTAAAATCATTATACCGTCAACCGCACCCAAACCACCAGGAAGTAGTGGGATCATTCCAATAAGGGTTGCAATTACAAATACAGCTGCTATTACTCCCAGCGAAACATGAGCTCCAAAGGCCGCAAACACCACGTAAACCCTTACTATTTCAAATACCCAAATCACGAAGGACAGTGGAAGGCCGTACATTAAAACGTTCCTGTCTTTTATCATAATCCTTATGCTGTCCTGGAATCCTCGCATTGCATCCAATGCCTTTTTCTCAATTCGGGGGTGTTCTTTTCTGGAAAATCTCTTTACCACCCTCACAATCCAGAGGGTTATCCTTTTTCCAGCCTCTTCATTCAAACACATATATAGTATTATGAAAAAAGCGATTAGAAGAATAATAAGAGATAGTATAAGAGCTAAAACTATCCATTCGGCCAATTTAAGATATAAAACAGAATAAATTATTGCAACTATGGCTAAAATCACGAACGGGAACGTGTCAAGACCTCTGTCAGCTATCACAGTCGCGAAAGCATTTTCCATTGGTGAGTTGGAGTACTTACCAAGTATGTATGCCCTTACAGGTTCTCCTCCACCCCTGCCACTAGGTGTGATGTTGTTTATGGCGAGTCCCACCAGTAACATTGGTAGTACATGCCGTTTTTTAGCAAATATCCCCAGGGAACTGATGGTTATGGACCATCTCTCCGTCCAAAGACCGTATTCTGCAAGTTGTATAACCACTGCAAGTGCAATGTACCATGGGTTTGCAAGGACAATTGCACTTTCGATTTGGCCAGGGCCTATAAACAGGACCATTACTGCAAGTATTCCAATTCCAACCAGGAACAGTAAAAGAGTTTTATGTTTCATGTACATCCTTCAATTTTTAATAAAAATGTTAAATATACTAATAAATTAAATTTTAGCACCAATTAGGTTTCAGGATTAAGTTTTAAGATTCAGTAAAAATTTTAGTAGTTAGAATATTTTTTTCTAAATCTTTTTATAATTTATTTCATTTAATCTGTATTTAATTCTTTAAGTTCTTAGAGAATTAATATTCTTAAGTTTATAAAGTTTTTTAATTTCTTAAAGGTTAATTTTTTGGTTAATTATTTTTAAATGTTTATAATTCAGAGGTACACCACTTCATAACTCAAGTGAACAGGATCCAATAAAACCACTGTTTCATTGCCTGAAAGATAACCACATGCCTCACCCGGGTTTATAATCATGGTTTTCCCATTTATTATCTCTAACTTGTGGGTATGTCCCCTTATAACAACGTCATATTTTCCGCTTCGAGCCAGGGCATCAACAAGAGCTTCATTTGTACCATGTATAACTGCAATACTTTTATGATTAACTGAAATCTCCTTAAAATCTTCAAGATGGCATATGTCCCTGTAAGCTTTTTTAAGGCCATCTCTCTCACCATCATTGTTTCCAAAGATAGCAACGAGTTTGGAGTTGAGTTTCTGAAATTCTCCAGCCGTAAATGGAGCTATTAAATCTCCAGCATGTATTACAAGCTCAACTTCTTCTTTATTGAATAGTTGAACTGCCTTTCGAATTGAATTCAAATTATCATGGGTATCTGCCATTATACCTATCATAATACGACATCTCTATTTTTAATGTTAATAATTCTTTTGATCCAATTTACTGGACATTTTAACGGATTTTTAATACGATTAATTTAACTTTTTTTAATTTGAATTTAACCAATTTACAAATAAAAAAAAGAGAGTAAACCTAATTATTTTAAATTCAGTAATCTAAACTTCCAATTTTTTTTATCAAACGAAGCTGTTTAATGAAGCTGTTTAATAATTCAAAATCTGTAAAAAATAATTAACCCAATGAAATTTATTCCAACAATATTTTTTTTCATTGAATTTTTAATTCCTTTAATCCATTAAAAAATTATGGGCTTGTTAATTCCCTTAATTCACATGAATAACTTAATCTTCCCCAAGGAAACTAAATATACCTGTTATAACTAACCAGATACCTATCAATATTCCCAGATACACCGGGCTGAATGCGTAGGTTCCAAGTATTATGTAAATGATACCAAGGATTATTCCTAAAACTCCTCCCCATACTCTATGTTTCTGTTCCATTCCACCAAGCAGTGAGATTATACCTGCTACGATCATCAGGATACCTGCAAGGTAAAGTACGAGTCCGGATATAAAGCTGATTAAGGCAGGATTGAAGATTAATCCGAATGCAAATATCAGTGCTATAAGTCCAAGTATTACGTACAATATTCCAACGGTTTTACTGGATTCCATCTCCATTATACCTGCAAGCAGGAACCAAATTGCTAGTATAAGTACTGCAAATCCTGCAAGGACGCTGACTGCGATTACACCTGCAAGTGGGAATGCAATGATTATGAGACCTAATATAATAGCTAAAAGACCTGTAACCACATTTTTCATGCACGATCCCTCCAATATTTTTTCCAAAATTCCTAACGTATCTTATTTCAAAGTTTTTAACAAGCCCATTAACACCAATTATTAAATATTATTGGTAAAATATCCATATTAATTTTACTATAATTTTTTTCGAGATTTTGAGGTGAAACTCATTATCTAAAAAAGTGAAATGGTGGAGTTACTAACAGGAAGTGTAGAAAAGAAAAATATAGAACATAAAAAATAGTAGAAATATGAGAAAGTAAAAGTAGAAAAAAGTAGTAGAAATAGGAGTATGCTCAGTAAAACAGTTCCAAATCCTTTTATTCATATCGCACAGCGTTACCCATTACATTAACCATTATGGTGCTTCCTTTGAGTCCTCCAATATCACCGTAATCAATATGGACTTCCATAATGGCATTGGCACCAAGGGATTTTGCCTCTTCATCCATTACTTTCAAAGCCATTTTAATTGCCTTTTGAAGTTCCTTCCCATAATCCAAATTTTTTCCATTCAAAAGGCTTTTACCATTTTCTCCATTTCCAGCCATCAGTGCCTGACCGTTCACAATTCCTAAATATTCAGCAATTTTCTTTCCTGGAATATTAGGGGTGTTCAAAATCATTGTACTCCACATTTCAGGACTTATTGATTCATCAAAGTCTTTTAATTGTGTTGTTTCATCCACAACTTGTTTTCTTCCCAGTTTGTTAACCACTTTGGCCATTAAATTACCCGCATATCCCAGTAAATAGGTTAAGGTTCCTAAAAATACCACAAATAAAAGATAATTCACCAGTATTGGGAATGCCGCCTGGAATGCCAGTGCTAAACCTCCGAGTGTAAATAAGTTGAGGGTTATTGGATTTTCAGGTAGCACCCATCCCCATAGATTTATGCTGATAAAAAGTACAATTGCACTTATAGCTCCAGTTGACTTACCATAAGTTCCCTTTGCCATGTATGTTTCTGCAAATCCTGCTATTAATGGAGATACAATGTATGCAATGTTAAATCCAAAAATTTCTAGATGACCATACACACAGATGACAGCAGACATTAATCCAACAACTGTACCTGTAACCACTGAAACTATGGCCCAGCGCTTTTTAACAATGCTTCTGGTTATTGAGGATAAAGACAAGTTCTTCTGCATGGTTTTGACTCTTAAATGGCTTTGACATTTTATTAATCTTTAATTTAATTTAGAAAATATTTGGTAATCATCATAATTGTTTATTCCTCATATTTCACAGCAGTACCCGTCACTGTTACCATTATGGTGTTTCCCATGGTTCCACCAAGGTTGTGGTACTTAATTCGAACTCCTATAACTGCATTAGCCCCTCTTGAATCTGCTTTTTCATTCATACTGCCCAAAGCTAGATCTCGGGCTTTTTTAATTTCAAGTTCATAGGTGGAAGTTCTACCCCCAACAACATCCCTGACACCTGAAAATAGGTCTTTATAAACATTTGCCCCTAAAAGTGATTCTCCTGTCACTAATCCAAAAT
Proteins encoded:
- the fhcD gene encoding formylmethanofuran--tetrahydromethanopterin N-formyltransferase, whose product is MEINGVEIEDNFAEAFGIQVSRILVTAATKKLAKVAATEATGYGTSVIGCPAEAGIDCYVPPQETPDGRPGYIIMICNMSKKKLDHELLERIGMCILTAATTAVFDAMEDADEKFKTGHKLKFYGDGYEKVLDIDGRKIHSIPLMSGDFLVESELGIKAGVAGGNLFILAENQPAGLLAADAAVDAIKAVPGAITPFPGGIVASGSKVGSNKYSKFLNASTNEKMCVTLKGEVEGCQIPEDVDGVYEIVIDGVDEAAVKAAMKAGIEAAVKVNGVKQISAGNFGGNLGKYQIKLQELF
- a CDS encoding UPF0104 family protein, producing MKHKTLLLFLVGIGILAVMVLFIGPGQIESAIVLANPWYIALAVVIQLAEYGLWTERWSITISSLGIFAKKRHVLPMLLVGLAINNITPSGRGGGEPVRAYILGKYSNSPMENAFATVIADRGLDTFPFVILAIVAIIYSVLYLKLAEWIVLALILSLIILLIAFFIILYMCLNEEAGKRITLWIVRVVKRFSRKEHPRIEKKALDAMRGFQDSIRIMIKDRNVLMYGLPLSFVIWVFEIVRVYVVFAAFGAHVSLGVIAAVFVIATLIGMIPLLPGGLGAVDGIMILMYSIAGVPPSISAAATLVERLISFWMTSFLGMAVLPYFGTGVMEKFSDELK
- a CDS encoding metallophosphoesterase — translated: MIGIMADTHDNLNSIRKAVQLFNKEEVELVIHAGDLIAPFTAGEFQKLNSKLVAIFGNNDGERDGLKKAYRDICHLEDFKEISVNHKSIAVIHGTNEALVDALARSGKYDVVIRGHTHKLEIINGKTMIINPGEACGYLSGNETVVLLDPVHLSYEVVYL
- a CDS encoding DUF308 domain-containing protein translates to MKNVVTGLLAIILGLIIIAFPLAGVIAVSVLAGFAVLILAIWFLLAGIMEMESSKTVGILYVILGLIALIFAFGLIFNPALISFISGLVLYLAGILMIVAGIISLLGGMEQKHRVWGGVLGIILGIIYIILGTYAFSPVYLGILIGIWLVITGIFSFLGED
- a CDS encoding YbjQ family protein: MQKNLSLSSITRSIVKKRWAIVSVVTGTVVGLMSAVICVYGHLEIFGFNIAYIVSPLIAGFAETYMAKGTYGKSTGAISAIVLFISINLWGWVLPENPITLNLFTLGGLALAFQAAFPILVNYLLFVVFLGTLTYLLGYAGNLMAKVVNKLGRKQVVDETTQLKDFDESISPEMWSTMILNTPNIPGKKIAEYLGIVNGQALMAGNGENGKSLLNGKNLDYGKELQKAIKMALKVMDEEAKSLGANAIMEVHIDYGDIGGLKGSTIMVNVMGNAVRYE
- a CDS encoding heavy metal-binding domain-containing protein, yielding MLVLTTPNIEGKKIVQYFGLVTGESLLGANVYKDLFSGVRDVVGGRTSTYELEIKKARDLALGSMNEKADSRGANAVIGVRIKYHNLGGTMGNTIMVTVTGTAVKYEE